The sequence AGGATCGAGCACGGTCACGAAGCCGGGTGGTGCCGCTCAGACGCGGCGTCCGCCGTCCTCACCGGCCCGGCACCAGTGTGGTGCGCAGGTCGAGCACCACGGTGCCGCCGAACTCGTCGACCAGCCGGCCGAGGACGGCCAGTGCGCGCTGTTGCTGCACCCGGAGCCTGACAGTAGTAACCACGTACCAACAAGACCGGGCGTGCTGTGCCCGGTCGATCGGGAGCTGATCGCTACGCTGCGGGGATGGATGTCGATGAGCGGCTACGGCGGATCCGCGGTTGGCTGTGGATCGTGGTGGTGGCCCTGTTTCTGAGCGGGGTGACCGCGTTTCCGCTCGAGATCGAGGTGCGCTGGCTGCTGCGGGCGGTCGACCCGCTCGCCGAGCAGTTCCCGGCCCTGGTCGGCTGGATCGAGCGGGTCCACGTCGGGCTGGTCGAGACCGGGGACCGGTACCCGTTCATGCGGTACGGAACCGACTGGCTCGCGTTCGCCCACCTGGTGCTGGCGGTGGCCTTCTGGGGGCCGCTACGCGATCCGGTGCGCAATGTCTGGGTGGTCCAGCTGGGCATGATCGCCTGCGCCGGTATCGTGCCGCTCGCGCTGATCTGTGGGCCGCTGCGGGAGATCCCGTGGTTCTGGACGGTGGTGGACCTGTCCTTCGCCGTCGGGGCGTTCCCCCCGCTGTGGTTCGCGTACCGGCACATCCGGGCGATCGAGTCGCAGCAGGCCGAGCCGGCAGGACCGGCCCGCTCGTCGACCGCCGAGACCGCCGGGCCGGCTCGTCCGTGACAGCGGTCCTGGCGAGGAGTGACAGCGGTCCTGGCCAGGCGCGAGCGGCTGGCCCGGGACCGGCGGTAGCCTCGGTGGCGGTCAGTAGCGGATCAGCCGGTGCAGCCGGAGGAACGTCTCGGTGAAGCCGAGCGCCGGCCAGGCCCGCGAGGAGAGCAGGTTGGTCACCCGCCAGTCGGTGACCACGCTGCCGAACCCGGCCGACACCGCCCAGTCGATGACGGCCGTGCCGAGGGCCCGTCCGGCGCCGCCGCCCCGGGCGTGCGGGAGGACCGCCGCGAAGCCGAGGAACCCGGCGTGGTCCGGGCGGGCCAGGCTCAGATGTCCGCCGGACTTCTCCAGCGCGCAGCCGACCGCCGAGCCGATGACCCGGCCGTCCGACTCGGCGACGAAGGTGGCGTACGCGGGGTCGTCGACGTCGGCCGTCCACTCGGCGAGGGCTTCCTCCAGCGTGCCCAGCTGACCGGCGGAGAACGTCGGGGACCGTCCCTGATGCAGTGGCAACTCGAGGTCGAGCTGGGCGAGTGCCGGGACGTCGGCCCGGGTCGCCCGGCGTACCGACAGCCCGTCCGGCAGCACCGTCCCCGGCCGGACGGCGGGCCGGATGGCGTGCGCGTGCTGCTGGCCGAAGCCCAGCCGGAACCAGGCCCGTACCAGTTCCGCGTCGTGCGCCGGAACGACGACGTAGTGCGCCGTGCGGCCCTCGTCGACCCACCGGGCGGCGGCGACCGCGTACAGGTCGCGCATCACCTCGGGGTCGGTGACCGCGAGTCCGGCGGCCTCCACCCAGATGTTCGGCCCCCACAGCGGTGACGGCTTCGGGGCACCGAGGACGAAGCCCACCGGTGCGCCGGCGCGGTACGCGACCGCCCCCGACGAGTCCGGTGTCTCGTACGCGGCGGTCAACTCCGTCAGCGCCAGGACGGTGTCCTCGAACCGAGCGGACAGCAGCGGCTGGGCGGCGCGGTGCCGGCGGTGCCGGTCGGCCAGCAAGGCGCCGCAGGCGGCCAGGTCGGCGGCCGTGAACGGCCGTAGCTCGGTCCGGGACATGGCCGGCACCCTACGCACCACCAGCGTCGAGGTCATCCGGGTTTCGATGGCACCGGTGCGTAGCCGATGGACCGGGCTGCCGGCGCCTTCAGCGCACCAGGTAGGCGGTCAGCCGATCGGCGAGTTGCTTCGGGTGACTGAGCGTCACCGCGTGGCAGCCGTCGATCTCGTCCGGGACGACACCGAGTCGGTCGGCGGCCACCCGGCGTTGGAAGTCCGCCGGGAAGAACCGGTCGTCGCGCGCGATGAGCACCTTCGTCGGCACGTCCGGCCAGGCGTCCAGCGGCCACGGCTCGTCCCACTCGGCGCTGGCCTGGTCCCGCCCGTGCGCCGGCGCCTGCGCGACGACCTCGGCCGGCACGCCGTGGTAGAACTGCTCCTGCTCGCTGAGACCTTCCGTGGCGCGGTGACCGGTGTTGCCCCACCAGTCCCCGGGCGACTCACCGGGCTTCGGGATCATCGGAGCGAGCAGGACGATCAGCCGCGCCGGCAGCTTGGCGGCGATCAGCGGAGCGGTGAACGCACCGTACGAGTGCCCGACGACCACCAGGTCGCGCCGGTCGCCGATGGCGCCGACCACCGTCTCGCAGAACTCGGCGAACCCCGCCGAACGGTCCTCGATCGGCAGCTCCGGCACCACCACGTCGTGGCCACGGTCGGTCAGCTCCGGTGCCAGAAGGTGCCAGTCCCAGGCGCTGCCACCGCCGCCGTGGATCAGAACAAGGGTCGCCATGCGCCTAAGTCTCGCCGCCGGGTACGACAGTCGTGGCGCCGCACCCGGGCGGGTACGATCCGGCCTTCTGGTGCCAGTGAATCGCCGCCGGAGGTCGAGGAGGTCGGGATGCCACTGCCGCGCTGGCTTGCCCGGATCAACAAGCGGGTCGTCAACCCCAGGGAGATCCGTCGGGGCGTGCGGCCGGTCCTGACTCATCTGGGCAGATCGTCAGGCCGGATCTACCAGACTCCGCTCGACGCTCACCCGCTGCCCGACGGGTACCTGTTCCTACCGCTGTACGGGCCACGTACCGACTGGGTCCGAAACGTGCTCGCTGCGGGAACAGCACGGCTGACCGTCGGCGGCGAGCAGGTGCAGTTGGATTCCCCACGGATGGTGCGGAAACAGGAGGTCTGGCCGCTGCTGCCGGCAGGCACCAGGGCTCCACCGGGAATCTCGAACGATTCCGAACTGCTGCGCATGGACCTTCGCCGCGGCTGACGACCCGCCGGGGTCGGCACCGTTGTGTCGTAGGGGCCGGGCAGAATCGCGTCCGTGCAGGTGGCGGTGGTGTCCGACGGGCGGGGCGGGGGAGTGCTGCAACCCCTCGGTCCGGCCGGTGCGCCGCTGGGTCCGCCCGAGCCGGTCACCGACCTGCCCGCCGCGGTGGCCGCCCGGGAGCGCACCGACCGGCCGCGTTGGGTGTGGGGTTGCGGCGCCGTGCTCTACCCGGCGCTGCTGCGCGACGGCGTCCGGGTGCAGCGGTGCCACGACGTGGAGCTGACCGAGGCGCTGCTGCTCGGGTACGCCGGCCGTTGCGGTGAGCCGCGCGCCCTGGCGGCGGCGTGGGCGCGGCTGGCCGGGGCGCCGGTGCCGGCGGATCCGCCGCCGCGTGCCGCCGCGCCGCCCGGCGCCGGGCAGGCCGCGCTCTTCGACGCCGCACCAGGCCCGCCGGGCCCGGGCATCACCGCGTTGACCGGGGTGTACGCCGACCAGCTCGACCGCATCGGGGCGACCGCCCAGCCGGGGCGGTTCCGGCTGCTGGTGGCCGCCGAGTCGGCCGGCGCGCTGATCGCGGCCGAGATGGGAGCGGCGGGCCTGCCGTGGCGTGCCGACGTGCACGACGCGGTCCTGGCGGAGCTGTTGGGTGAGCCGTCCCCGGTGGGCGGGCCGCCGCGCCGGCTGGCGGAGCTCGCCGCGCGGATCGCCGCCGCGTTCGGGGTGCGGCAGGTGCACGCCGACAGTCCGGCGGAGTTGCTGCGGGCGTTCGCCAGAGCGGGGTTGGAGTTGCCGAACACCCGGGCCTGGGTGCTGCGCGGGGTGGATCATCCGGCGGTGCCGCTGGTCCTGGAGTACAAGGAGCTCTACCGGATCTGGACCGCGCACGGCCGGGCGTGGCGGGACGCCTGGGTCCGCGACGGCCGGTTCCAGCCGGAGTACGTCCCCG is a genomic window of Micromonospora tarapacensis containing:
- a CDS encoding GNAT family N-acetyltransferase; its protein translation is MTSTLVVRRVPAMSRTELRPFTAADLAACGALLADRHRRHRAAQPLLSARFEDTVLALTELTAAYETPDSSGAVAYRAGAPVGFVLGAPKPSPLWGPNIWVEAAGLAVTDPEVMRDLYAVAAARWVDEGRTAHYVVVPAHDAELVRAWFRLGFGQQHAHAIRPAVRPGTVLPDGLSVRRATRADVPALAQLDLELPLHQGRSPTFSAGQLGTLEEALAEWTADVDDPAYATFVAESDGRVIGSAVGCALEKSGGHLSLARPDHAGFLGFAAVLPHARGGGAGRALGTAVIDWAVSAGFGSVVTDWRVTNLLSSRAWPALGFTETFLRLHRLIRY
- a CDS encoding alpha/beta fold hydrolase, with translation MATLVLIHGGGGSAWDWHLLAPELTDRGHDVVVPELPIEDRSAGFAEFCETVVGAIGDRRDLVVVGHSYGAFTAPLIAAKLPARLIVLLAPMIPKPGESPGDWWGNTGHRATEGLSEQEQFYHGVPAEVVAQAPAHGRDQASAEWDEPWPLDAWPDVPTKVLIARDDRFFPADFQRRVAADRLGVVPDEIDGCHAVTLSHPKQLADRLTAYLVR
- a CDS encoding nitroreductase family deazaflavin-dependent oxidoreductase, coding for MPLPRWLARINKRVVNPREIRRGVRPVLTHLGRSSGRIYQTPLDAHPLPDGYLFLPLYGPRTDWVRNVLAAGTARLTVGGEQVQLDSPRMVRKQEVWPLLPAGTRAPPGISNDSELLRMDLRRG